Proteins from one Nitrobacteraceae bacterium AZCC 2146 genomic window:
- a CDS encoding uncharacterized protein (DUF1330 family) (product_source=COG5470; cog=COG5470; pfam=PF07045; superfamily=54909), with protein sequence MAKAYWIARVDVHNMDGYKDYVAQNGVVFNKYGAKFLVRGGKFESKEGTSRSRNVVLEFKDYDTALACYNSPEYQRLVALRGPHADSDLVIIDGYDGVQP encoded by the coding sequence GCGCGTCGATGTACACAACATGGACGGCTACAAGGACTACGTCGCGCAGAACGGCGTGGTATTCAACAAGTATGGCGCCAAATTCCTGGTCCGCGGCGGCAAGTTCGAGAGCAAGGAAGGCACGTCGCGGTCCCGCAACGTGGTGCTGGAATTCAAGGACTACGACACCGCGCTGGCCTGCTACAATTCGCCGGAATACCAGCGGCTGGTGGCGCTGCGCGGACCGCATGCCGACAGCGATCTGGTGATTATCGACGGTTATGACGGCGTACAGCCTTAA
- a CDS encoding endonuclease-3 (product_source=KO:K10773; cath_funfam=1.10.1670.10,1.10.340.30; cog=COG0177; ko=KO:K10773; pfam=PF00730,PF10576; smart=SM00478,SM00525,SM00548; superfamily=48150; tigrfam=TIGR01083) has protein sequence MSKSLHAVIGCQYTRSMPKITRKLSAQTKVTAPKSVAAKSGQAPNKPKKPKPWSAAEVHEAFARFRKANPEPKGELEHLNPYTLLVAVVLSAQATDAGVNKATRALFAIADTPQKMLDLGEEEVRNYIKTIGLYRTKARNVIALSEKLIAEFGGMVPRTRAELESLPGAGRKTANVVLNMAFGEHTMAVDTHVFRVGNRTNLAPGKTPLEVELGLERVIPEEFMMHAHHWLILHGRYTCLARKPRCEVCLINDLCRWPEKTV, from the coding sequence ATGTCAAAATCGTTGCATGCTGTCATCGGCTGTCAGTATACCCGCTCCATGCCGAAAATCACCCGCAAGCTATCCGCCCAAACCAAGGTAACCGCGCCAAAATCCGTTGCGGCAAAGTCAGGGCAGGCGCCGAACAAGCCGAAAAAACCAAAACCGTGGAGCGCGGCCGAGGTGCATGAGGCATTCGCCCGTTTCCGCAAGGCCAATCCGGAGCCGAAGGGCGAGCTTGAGCATCTCAATCCCTACACGCTGCTGGTCGCCGTGGTGCTGTCGGCGCAGGCCACCGACGCCGGTGTCAACAAGGCGACGCGCGCGCTGTTCGCCATCGCCGACACGCCGCAAAAAATGCTCGACCTCGGCGAGGAAGAAGTCCGCAACTACATCAAGACGATTGGTCTGTATCGCACCAAGGCCAGGAATGTCATCGCGCTGTCGGAAAAGCTGATCGCGGAATTCGGCGGCATGGTGCCGCGCACCCGCGCCGAGCTGGAATCGCTGCCGGGCGCCGGCCGCAAGACCGCCAATGTGGTGCTCAACATGGCGTTCGGCGAACACACCATGGCGGTGGATACCCACGTCTTCCGTGTCGGCAATCGCACCAACCTCGCGCCGGGCAAGACGCCGCTGGAAGTCGAGCTGGGCCTGGAGCGCGTGATCCCCGAGGAGTTCATGATGCATGCGCACCACTGGCTGATTTTACACGGGCGTTATACATGCCTCGCGCGAAAACCGCGCTGCGAGGTATGTCTGATCAACGATCTCTGCCGCTGGCCGGAGAAGACGGTGTAG
- a CDS encoding 4-hydroxy-tetrahydrodipicolinate reductase (product_source=KO:K00215; cath_funfam=3.40.50.720; cog=COG0289; ko=KO:K00215; pfam=PF01113,PF05173; superfamily=51735; tigrfam=TIGR00036) has product MTDMRLIVAGAGGRMGRALVRAISETSGAVVTGALEAPGSELLGRDAGTLAGLPANGVKLSADLWSLSKDADGILDFTVPAATIANVAIAAQRGIVHVIGTTGLSSSDDAVIKSVTSQAIVVKAGNMSLGVNLLAALVKRVAQSLDDGFDIEILEMHHKAKIDAPSGTAFMLGEAAAAGRQIALEEHSARGRDGLTGARKAGDIGFASLRGGTVTGDHTVIFAGPYERIEISHKAEDRMIFAHGALKAAMWAHGKKPGLYSMADVLGVGDI; this is encoded by the coding sequence ATGACCGATATGCGATTGATCGTTGCAGGCGCCGGCGGGCGGATGGGCCGGGCGCTGGTCCGTGCCATTTCCGAAACCTCGGGCGCCGTGGTCACCGGCGCGCTGGAAGCGCCGGGCTCCGAACTGCTCGGGCGGGATGCCGGCACGCTGGCCGGGCTGCCGGCAAACGGCGTCAAGCTGTCGGCCGACCTGTGGTCATTGTCGAAGGACGCCGACGGTATTCTCGATTTCACCGTGCCGGCTGCGACGATCGCCAATGTCGCCATCGCCGCGCAGCGCGGCATCGTCCACGTGATCGGCACCACCGGGCTGTCGTCGTCGGATGACGCGGTGATCAAGAGCGTGACGTCGCAGGCGATCGTGGTGAAGGCTGGCAATATGAGTCTTGGCGTCAATCTGCTGGCTGCGCTGGTGAAGCGCGTCGCGCAGTCGCTCGACGACGGCTTCGATATCGAAATTCTCGAAATGCATCACAAGGCCAAGATCGACGCGCCGTCCGGCACCGCTTTCATGCTCGGCGAAGCCGCCGCCGCCGGCCGTCAGATCGCGCTTGAGGAGCACTCGGCGCGTGGCCGCGATGGCCTCACCGGCGCGCGCAAGGCCGGCGACATCGGCTTTGCCTCCTTGCGCGGCGGCACCGTCACCGGCGATCATACCGTTATTTTTGCCGGCCCCTATGAGCGCATCGAAATCTCGCACAAGGCCGAGGACCGCATGATCTTCGCGCACGGCGCGCTGAAGGCGGCGATGTGGGCGCATGGCAAGAAGCCCGGACTGTATTCGATGGCCGACGTGCTCGGCGTTGGCGACATCTAG
- a CDS encoding AraC family transcriptional regulator of adaptative response/methylated-DNA-[protein]-cysteine methyltransferase (product_source=KO:K10778; cath_funfam=1.10.10.10,1.10.10.60,3.30.160.70; cog=COG0350,COG2207; ko=KO:K10778; pfam=PF01035,PF12833; smart=SM00342; superfamily=46689,46767,53155; tigrfam=TIGR00589) produces the protein MNLAKNIAKNTVMNTAMTDPQLTRPGAQDAALRDYDSVRRAIGFISDHWRAQPAIESIADAASVTPDELHHLFRRWAGLTPKAFMQALTLDHAKGLLRDSASVLDAALDSGLSGPGRLHDLFVTHEAMSPGEWKAGGAGMELRYGFHPCPFGTAIVISSERGLAGLAFSDPGEEQPAFADMARRWPRATFIADNDGTAALSRRIFDARLWRPEQPLRVLLIGTDFEVRVWETLLKIPMGRAVCYSDIANKIESPKASRAVGAAVGKNPISFVVPCHRALGKSGALTGYHWGITRKQAMIGWEAGQVGAG, from the coding sequence ATGAACCTCGCCAAAAATATCGCCAAGAATACTGTCATGAATACTGCCATGACTGATCCGCAGTTGACCCGGCCGGGCGCGCAGGACGCCGCCTTGCGCGATTACGATTCCGTGCGCCGCGCCATCGGCTTCATCTCCGACCACTGGCGCGCGCAGCCGGCCATCGAATCCATTGCCGACGCCGCCAGCGTCACGCCGGATGAATTGCATCATCTGTTCCGGCGCTGGGCCGGTCTCACGCCAAAGGCCTTCATGCAGGCGCTGACCCTGGATCACGCCAAGGGCCTGCTGCGCGATTCCGCCAGCGTGCTTGATGCCGCGCTCGACTCAGGCCTGTCCGGGCCGGGCCGGCTGCACGACCTGTTCGTGACCCATGAGGCCATGTCGCCGGGCGAATGGAAGGCCGGCGGCGCCGGCATGGAGTTGCGCTACGGCTTCCATCCCTGCCCGTTCGGCACGGCGATCGTGATCTCCAGCGAGCGCGGCCTCGCCGGCCTCGCCTTCTCCGATCCGGGCGAGGAGCAGCCGGCGTTTGCCGATATGGCCCGGCGCTGGCCCCGCGCCACCTTCATCGCCGACAATGACGGGACAGCGGCGCTGTCACGCCGCATCTTCGACGCCAGACTCTGGCGCCCGGAGCAGCCGCTGCGCGTGCTGCTGATCGGCACCGACTTCGAGGTGCGAGTGTGGGAGACGCTGCTGAAGATTCCGATGGGCCGCGCGGTCTGCTATTCGGACATCGCCAACAAGATCGAAAGCCCGAAGGCGTCACGCGCAGTCGGCGCCGCGGTCGGCAAGAACCCGATCTCCTTCGTGGTGCCGTGCCACCGCGCCCTCGGCAAATCCGGCGCGCTTACCGGCTATCACTGGGGCATCACCCGCAAGCAGGCGATGATCGGCTGGGAAGCCGGACAGGTGGGGGCAGGATAA
- a CDS encoding 2,3-bisphosphoglycerate-dependent phosphoglycerate mutase (product_source=KO:K01834; cath_funfam=3.40.50.1240; cog=COG0588; ko=KO:K01834; pfam=PF00300; smart=SM00855; superfamily=53254), which produces MNDRLLVLVRHGQSEWNLKNLFTGWKDPNLTEKGIAEAKEAGRKLKAQGLIFDIAFTSALTRAQYTLDLALAEMGQTGLPITRNLALNERDYGDLSGLNKDDARAKWGEEQVHTWRRSYDVPPPGGESLKDTLARTLPYFVQEILPCVLRGERTLVAAHGNSLRALIMVLEKLTPEGILARELATGVPIIYRLNADSTVASKLDLAG; this is translated from the coding sequence ATGAACGACCGTCTTCTCGTGCTCGTGCGTCACGGCCAGAGCGAATGGAATCTGAAGAATCTTTTCACCGGCTGGAAGGATCCCAATCTCACCGAGAAGGGCATCGCTGAAGCGAAGGAAGCCGGCCGCAAGCTGAAGGCGCAGGGGCTGATCTTCGATATCGCCTTCACCTCCGCGCTGACCCGCGCCCAGTACACGCTCGATCTGGCGCTGGCCGAGATGGGCCAGACCGGCCTGCCAATCACCCGAAATCTCGCGCTGAACGAGCGCGACTATGGCGATCTCTCCGGCCTCAACAAGGACGATGCCCGCGCCAAATGGGGCGAGGAGCAGGTCCACACCTGGCGCCGCTCCTACGACGTGCCGCCGCCCGGCGGCGAAAGCCTGAAGGACACGCTGGCGCGAACGCTGCCGTATTTCGTGCAGGAGATCTTGCCCTGCGTGCTGCGCGGTGAGCGCACGCTGGTGGCGGCGCATGGCAACTCGCTGCGCGCGCTGATCATGGTGCTGGAGAAGTTGACGCCGGAAGGCATCCTGGCGCGCGAACTGGCCACCGGCGTGCCGATCATCTATCGGCTCAACGCGGATTCGACCGTGGCCTCGAAGCTGGATCTGGCGGGTTAA
- a CDS encoding putative membrane protein (product_source=COG5488; cog=COG5488; pfam=PF10003; transmembrane_helix_parts=Inside_1_19,TMhelix_20_42,Outside_43_45,TMhelix_46_63,Inside_64_163), with the protein MAEPELFSALLRPHRSLSRTGFFVLMGFVCAVSFTAGLAFLLMGAWPVLGFFGLDALAIYWAFRVNYRRGDATEEITVTPSEIRVRRVSHRGHVVEWAFNPLWVQLDQVTHAEFGIEQLFLVSRGRRVSIARFLGPDEKASFVKALLAALQAAKRGPTYNPLT; encoded by the coding sequence ATGGCAGAACCGGAACTGTTCTCGGCGCTATTGCGGCCGCATCGCTCGCTGAGCCGCACAGGCTTTTTCGTGCTGATGGGCTTTGTCTGCGCGGTCAGCTTCACCGCTGGCCTCGCCTTCCTGCTGATGGGCGCCTGGCCGGTGCTCGGCTTCTTCGGCCTCGACGCACTGGCGATCTACTGGGCGTTCCGGGTCAACTACCGCCGCGGCGACGCCACCGAGGAAATCACCGTGACGCCATCCGAGATTCGCGTCCGCCGGGTCAGCCACCGCGGCCATGTGGTTGAATGGGCGTTCAATCCGCTCTGGGTGCAGCTCGACCAGGTTACCCACGCCGAATTCGGCATCGAGCAGCTGTTTCTGGTCTCGCGCGGTCGCCGCGTCTCCATCGCGCGGTTTCTCGGGCCGGACGAAAAAGCCAGCTTCGTCAAGGCCTTGCTGGCAGCGTTGCAGGCCGCCAAGCGCGGCCCGACCTACAATCCGCTGACGTGA